From one Bos indicus isolate NIAB-ARS_2022 breed Sahiwal x Tharparkar chromosome 16, NIAB-ARS_B.indTharparkar_mat_pri_1.0, whole genome shotgun sequence genomic stretch:
- the MAD2L2 gene encoding mitotic spindle assembly checkpoint protein MAD2B isoform X2 encodes MTTLTRQDLNFGQVVADVLCEFLEVAVHLILYVREVYPVGIFQKRKKYNVPVQNDVEKVVVVILDKEHRPVEKFVFEITQPPLLSISSDSLLSHVEQLLRAFILKISVCDAVLDHNPPGCTFTVLVHTREAATRNMEKIQVIKDFPWILADEQDVHMHDPRLIPLKTMTSDILKMQLYVEERAHKSS; translated from the exons ATGACCACGCTCACGCGACAGGACCTCAACTTTGGTCAAG TGGTGGCCGATGTGCTCTGCGAGTTCCTGGAGGTGGCGGTGCACCTGATCCTCTACGTGCGTGAGGTCTACCCGGTGGGCATCTTCCAGAAGCGTAAGAAGTACAACGTGCCTGTCCAG AATGACGTGGAGAAAGTGGTGGTAGTAATTTTGGACAAGGAGCACCGCCCAGTGGAGAAATTCGTCTTTGAAATCACCCAGCCCCCGCTGCTGTCCATCAG cTCCGACTCCCTGCTGTCTCACGTGGAACAGCTGCTCCGAGCCTTCATCCTGAAGATCAGTGTGTGTGATGCTGTTCTGGACCACAACCCCCCAG GCTGTACCTTCACTGTCTTAGTGCACACGAGAGAAGCCGCCACTCGCAACATGGAGAAGATCCAGGTCATCAAG GACTTCCCCTGGATCCTGGCAGACGAGCAGGATGTCCACATGCACGACCCCCGACTGATACCTCTAAAGACCATGACATCAGACATCTTAAAG ATGCAGCTCTACGTAGAAGAGCGGGCGCATAAAAGCAGCTGA
- the MAD2L2 gene encoding mitotic spindle assembly checkpoint protein MAD2B isoform X1 has product MTTLTRQDLNFGQVVADVLCEFLEVAVHLILYVREVYPVGIFQKRKKYNVPVQMSCHPELNQYIQDTLHCVKPLLEKNDVEKVVVVILDKEHRPVEKFVFEITQPPLLSISSDSLLSHVEQLLRAFILKISVCDAVLDHNPPGCTFTVLVHTREAATRNMEKIQVIKDFPWILADEQDVHMHDPRLIPLKTMTSDILKMQLYVEERAHKSS; this is encoded by the exons ATGACCACGCTCACGCGACAGGACCTCAACTTTGGTCAAG TGGTGGCCGATGTGCTCTGCGAGTTCCTGGAGGTGGCGGTGCACCTGATCCTCTACGTGCGTGAGGTCTACCCGGTGGGCATCTTCCAGAAGCGTAAGAAGTACAACGTGCCTGTCCAG ATGTCCTGTCACCCGGAGCTGAACCAGTATATCCAGGACACATTGCACTGCGTCAAGCCACTCCTGGAGAAG AATGACGTGGAGAAAGTGGTGGTAGTAATTTTGGACAAGGAGCACCGCCCAGTGGAGAAATTCGTCTTTGAAATCACCCAGCCCCCGCTGCTGTCCATCAG cTCCGACTCCCTGCTGTCTCACGTGGAACAGCTGCTCCGAGCCTTCATCCTGAAGATCAGTGTGTGTGATGCTGTTCTGGACCACAACCCCCCAG GCTGTACCTTCACTGTCTTAGTGCACACGAGAGAAGCCGCCACTCGCAACATGGAGAAGATCCAGGTCATCAAG GACTTCCCCTGGATCCTGGCAGACGAGCAGGATGTCCACATGCACGACCCCCGACTGATACCTCTAAAGACCATGACATCAGACATCTTAAAG ATGCAGCTCTACGTAGAAGAGCGGGCGCATAAAAGCAGCTGA